The DNA window TTGGCGCCACATCGCCATCCTTGAGCGCCTTCACGTGTCCGTTGGCATGTCCGTTCGCCTTCACCGCCGCTTTGTCCTGGAGAAAAAGAACATTTGGTTGAATATATGCTTTAATAAGCTTTTTAAAAATGCTTATACATACTAGCCTTTGGCTTTAGTATAACATAGCTAGCATTCTTACCTTTCCATCGCGCTTCACATAGGCACGCTTGTAGAAGTTTGAGAACAGGAAGTAGAACATAACCGCATGGGCTCCGATGAAGTAGGCGAAGCCGATGGGGTAGTTGCAGTCGTTCTTGAAGAACAGCTGGAAGGAGTGCACCATAACCAGGACGAACTGGATCATCTGCATCACCGTCAGGTACTTCTTCCACCACAGGTACTTCTGCACCTTGGGTCCCATGGCGGCCAGCATGTAGTAGGCGTACATGAAGATGTGCACGAAGGTGTTCAGGAAGCCGAAGAAGGTCGAGTGGCCACCGGGGGTGAACTTGACGCCCCACCAGACGGAGACGGGCATGATGCCGTGGTGGATCACGTGCAACGTGGACACTTGATCGTACCGCTTACGCATCACAAAGAAGAACGTGTCGAAGAACTCGGTGAACTTGGAGAAGTAGTACCACCAGCAGCCCTCAGCGGtctgaaaaatttaaaggacatgttattagttatttatatttaccatTAGTAGAAGggttttaataaattaaacagTTGTCCTCAGAAGTACTTGCCAAATGTTTTCTAGCAATAATTTCCTCAAATTACTAAAGTAAGTATAGCTTACGATTATTTCTTAGAATTTTtatagaaatttaaattttggtcAAAACTAATATTTGTGCTCATTCCTATGCCATATTTCAAGCATTTATTGTTATGCTAAAAATAATCACAGCTTGGGCAGATCGATTCCGTTTGGCCTGGAACTAACGGTTGGACAAATCCCAAGTTTATCAATAACAAGAAAATTGGTGATTTGCAAAAATCTTTCGCCTGGCAACTTTCTAAGACCGCCACTTTCTTTGGGTCATTTACCCACTTTAGCCAGCCTGGCGACACACGTGAGATTCCTCAAGTCGCAGAATCCACTGGCCACACAGCCGGCCGGCTTTCAGCATCCATTTCTTCGTGATTAGCATAAGAGAACCTGTCGCCATTGCCGTTTTTCTAATATCTTGTCTCTTCGTGGCCGAAAACTGGTTGCTTACAAAAAATCTGGCCCAGTCAACAAAAGAACTTTGCTATTTGCCAACCATAAGCTAAAATCAGAATTTATAGCCCGATGTTTGAGTATACATATTAGCTTAGCGCGGTATATAGGAGCTTCCACAAATACTTACACGAATCGCTTTGGGCGAGTAGGAATAATTAACGGGCTCGCATCGCAAGTTATAGCCGTTGAGCCATCCACCTATGCAGGACTATAAATGCAAAAGAAGGGAGTAAGTGGAAATTAACTAAAATATATGTGTTATATTACCTCGTAAAAAAGCCAGGCACTGAAGATAACCTGCGCTGCATTGTAAACGATCAAGACTTTGCGGAGCTCGAAAGGCTTTCTGTTTTCCATGAGCTTGGGTCCGAGTACCTGCAATAAGACGTTGATTAGTTGCAGTATAAGGCGTCCTCTTCACCTCCAATCTTAAATCTCACGTCTTGTCTTCGTTGTCTTTGCGTGTCATTTACATAGTCAAACAGAGGCAGAAGCCTGTTGCAGCAattatcaaatcaaatcaatcgTCGCGACCGACTTTGTCTATTGGTTTTGTGACAAGTTCGTTGCCGAAGTCTTTTGTTTGGCCAACCGCCGTCCCGGCGCGTTCGCCTATCGAATTTAGCAGACATGTGAAAGTAAGTTAAATGCTTTTGTAAAATTATGTATGTGAACCAATGCAAAGCGGGAAACCTAAATAGAAATCGTTTTTCGAattgattttttaaattttgcatAATCTACCGCCGCCTGTGCTTGGGTCACCTTTCGACACTAGCTATTCGAGACGAGCATAGCAGAAATTGCATGGCCCTGAACCCCTAGCTCGGGTTTCACAGTCATTTTGCAATGCAATAAAGCGAAACTAGTTTGCAAAAGGATCCGCATAATCAGCAGATGAGAATCTGCCAGTTCTGGTCTCCGAAATCAGCGTAAATTACCCCCATCGGAATGAtgttgttctgttctgttctgttctgtttagTCCATTTTTTGTTCGATTACATTCAGCTGCGCCTGGCCCCCACTCCAATAATTATGGATTGGTGTTTCCCCAAACTCGGACCACTTACCTTTACAATGTACGCGTATGTCAGACTGATGGCTATCGTAGGGAACGGCGAGCTCATGAGCGGGTAGTCTCGTGTTCGCGGATCGGATTTGTTGTCCATCAGATCCCGCCAGCCGTCGTAGAACATTGTGAGGTAATCCTGCAAGTGTAAAGACCAAAAAGATGGCAGATAAGTCATGTGTGCTAACTGGGAGTGGCTAATCACCCAGGCCACTTAGCGAGATCAAGTGTCAAATCAATAAATTTGAATTGCTATTGCAAAACTGCCGTTTCTGGCAAAATGAGGCAATTTACAAGCTAGGTTCACAATGGCAGACAAATGACTGATTATGAGTATTGGGCGTTTGGCTTTGGGTTATGGTTTTAATTAAACGTTCCCTCTCAGGGAATCAATCACACATGCTGTAATGgccaaaaacaaaggaaacCGTTAACCATTCTAGTTGGCCGAAAAACCATTTGGCGCGAGTTTCCGCAAAAAGCTTACCATTAGCCGACAAACCGTGATTTGGTATCATATTTGTGCGCGGTAATTTCCCATTGTCGATTAGCACTCGGCGATGCCAAGCTCAAAAGTATATACAtcgaaataaaaagaaaaatcttgtaGAAAAACTGGTGCAGCCGACTGGCGGCGATGTTGCAATCCGCAATGGCCTCTTGTCCATGTGATAAAtagccaaacaaaacaatctaGAAATGAGTCGACGGCCTgaccgactgactgactgccaTAGATGTTGGGGAAGTTTACAGGGGATGCCAGGAAAAGCTAAACCAGTTCCGCCAGTGTTAATCGCCGCTTAAATAGTTAAATACCTGACTGGcggcaattaaagaaaacagCGCTACTCTTAATTGCAGCGGGGGTTGTAGCCGTTTCCACAGAGGGGTTAGGGTTAACTTAATTGATTTGAACGAACCAGGGCcgtatgtgtgtgtctggATACTGGATAGCGGAATGTCAAGGGAAGTCCACAATTTGAAAGCTGTCAATTAAATCGATACCAGCATATATATCTCAATTATTGAGTTAAGAAAGCTCTTAATGATTTGCAATTATAATGGAAAATCTAGCCTCCGCATTGGCTCTTTCCTGACTTGGTTTAGTCCGTAATTAAGGAAATATTTCAAGCAGTGCGAAACTAGAAAGAACtggcatttaaaaatttattgttttaatttgacaaaaacaaatgcaattttacAGCCTTGTTCCAAATGCCATATCCGTAAAGAATACCTTTTTAACTCAAGCGGAAATGGAGTGTAGAATACCTCCTATATTTCTATAATAACAAATCACACAACCAGCTAATTTTTGCAAAGCAAAATATACTTTTCATAGTTTTAACCAATTTAATACTGAAATCAATTTCCTTGAATATAACAATAGCCAATAAAGTTCATTGGCTTATTATTtcataattatataaattaacaaattgcctcgtgtgtgtgtgtgtattttcgATTGAGGGGGCTTTTAATGTTCGAGTTATGTGGACTGAATTGTATGTAATTTGGCTCtagttttggccaaaagcctTGCCTTTCGACTTAGTCGGAGTCGCGGAAAAGTGGACTGGCCAAAGTAGTCCGATTCTTACCCAGTTTGTCCAAagcgtttatttttattattttttttttttttttgcataacACGTAAACACGAATCTAAGTGACCAGATGTCTCAACTTCACCACTGGCCACCAAGAGCTCATCAATCATTCTGTGCTGGCAAGCCTCCCGAGCACTTGCTGCACCAACATGACATGAACATCTGAATTGGTGGATGGATTGGGAAAAACAATGCTCATTTGTCGCCTGGCCAGCTAAGTAATCATCATCGGTGGAGGAGCGGAGGAAGTTCGAGCAGTTCGCCGATCGAGCGTTGAAAGCCTCGTCATGTCGTTTGTTCATTAATAAGACGAGTCTGCCATTACGCCGCCAGGTGAACTTACTGACCGactgggtgtgggtgtggccagCCATCTGTAATTGCTGGTTTCGGGCAGAACCGCACCGTCCAAGACGAACAATTTCATCTATCTGACGCATGGTAGCCGTGTTGCAagatttattgaaatttcaGCCACTGTCGGCACATGACTGGCAAATTTTTCTTTTACACATCTGACGTAATTTGGGAATACTCTCGGCGGCAGCCAGTGAAGCGTCTTAGGACGGACTTTGTCGATGATGGTGGGCATGTGGCCGTCATGATGATTCAGGTCGGGGCCTGGGCTGGGCTCTATTAACCAGGTCACAAAGTCCGGAAGAGACAGCATCGCATCCCAACAATGTCGTCGTTGATTGCATCTAATTAAGATTCACTTTCCGACAGAGACTCTGGCCaagattttcacttttttagGTGCGTGCtagttaattgattttttagGCACTAGCTGGAAACTTGAAAGTACAAAGAGCAGTCTTTGAATACTCTAACGGGATAGGGAAAATTACGAAAACATAAGTGGAGATAACTCGCAACAAATTACATCATATAAGCCCCATAATTAATGTTCCCCGAAACTCCCATAAATTATTATGTTGTGATGTTTACCCATCTGAATTTCCATATTTTATATCTCATCTATCACTTCTCAATGATATAATAGAATGTTTTTCTGATTTATAGGGACTATATGGTAATTGCAAGAGTTTGGCCTCTTCCGGTGGGGAAACTTTTTCGAAGTACTTCGCAGCTTTTTGGAATGTTGACATCACACCTGGTGTGGGTGAGTGTAAATCAAGTGTAAATTTGACCAACTAAAGCCGCTATTATGCCAGACACCGACAGTACTTATTAAGCTATTTGCATTGAGCTCTTCCTGGCCAACTGACGTAGGTCAGCAGCAGCTGTTTTAATTTCACATATTTTATGCCATTTGATTAAGGAAAATTACTAGCGATGGGCGTCATAAAACCCGTTTTCACACACTATCTGGGTGAGATCCATTAAGAGGAAAATAGTATATACTTAACACGTATTATAGTGCACTTGCTGGCGGAGTCAAAGTCGGAGCTATAGCCGACCACTAAGCGCAATTAAACTTGATTGTCGGTCTGCGCCGGCATTTGCCTAGTTCGGATATATCCGAAAATTCCGTGACTTTATGTCGCTGCATTTCCGACTGCATGTCTTTGTATTGTTTGGGGGGTGGGGGACTTAGATTTGCCCCAGTTAGAACCGATATATGCGGCCTTTGCAACCGGCTCTCGATAAGTGGCCAAAAGGAAGTTCAGATCCATTCCGGAACCAAATGGaatttcattcataattgCGTGGCTTTGTGCGGCCGCCGATCTGTTTATCCCATGATCTGGCATAATTCGATCTATCATGCGAAGCCATTATTTGTCATGTCTAAGCTGGCGAGCCGTTGCTTGTTTTCGTGATTTTATCAAAGcgcaaacaaaagacttaagaCACAAACTCGCCGCAGCAGCAAGTGCGCGGGCGTGGGCGCTAAAGTTCGACAGTCATCGCCGCTGATGGTCTTTCAAGTAGTGCGCACCACAGTTGCATTAATGAGGCGACTCACATATACCACATTAGCTAAGTTCCTAGCGCTGTTTTGAATACACAAGCACGACAACATCGTTGAATGCGATTTATTTGAGTCTGCGAttgcaataaaattaatgTCCATCTGGGTGGTCGGGGAATTGAAGCTGGGACGTAAACAAAATTAACTGGTCATCTGTAAGCTCGGGGCAAGtcttaaattataattttgaCGCGAAATGCGCGGTTTGTTGAACTTTGTTTTTGCcaagcaaattaaataaaatataagaatAAGGACAAAACAAATGGGAACCGGTATCTGTAAGAATCAAAAATTAGCCataggtatatatattataaatatacgCATAAGTTCTAAAGTTCGACTGCTTATGggggttttttgtttgtttcgtaTCTGCAAAAGGTTGGCCAATATTTGGCAAATAATGATTCATACCGCTGGGCAGACTTCGGAGCTTGTGTAATCCCCTAATCGATTTCTGCCGATtcacgatgatgatgatgtctTGTCCagaattttaactttttgccaagcTGTCTCTTCTCGCCAGTCTGCCGCCAGCTGCTTGGACTTTGGCCCAGCAAATATGGCAGCTGAAAATGTATTGTATTTGCCATTACATAAAGCCGGCTAGCTTTGGTCAGTTTGCGTAAGTCACGGCCGCaagacagcagcagcaacagcagcagcagcagcagcatcccaACGCTTGGCCAAATGCTGACCCTTTTTCGCTTTCTTTGATTCACACGCGCTCGCCACCAAATGCTTTCCCTAAAAACCCACAAAAATGCTTCCgtcagcggcggcagcagcggcaagtGTAAAGCGGCATTTGTAATTGTTGTTTCTGGCCGGGGCGCTGCTGTTGTGCGTTACATTTTAACGCTTCATTATGCGCCATAAAGTTGGACGTGGTCCAGAAAGCCCCGGACAAATGAGCTGAAATGTACAGTGCCCCTGATTTGGGGCATCAGCTGCGGCGGAGACTGCGGCTGTCCGGCGATGAGTTGGCCATTCACCATTCATATCCATCATCATTGTTCGATGTCGCCATCGACGGCAGCAACTCCCCATCTGGCCCTCACCCACCGGGCAGTGACTAAGCCGCCGGACTGGGAACATTTTGCCGGACAATAATTGTTTTTAGTCGCACTTGGCTGCGACAAATTGTCGCCCTAATGTGTTGCCAGTGACTGTGTAATAAGCGATTGGCGGTGAGACGGCTCATTGTGTTGGGCAAGTGGCCGGACTA is part of the Drosophila sechellia strain sech25 chromosome 3R, ASM438219v1, whole genome shotgun sequence genome and encodes:
- the LOC6614313 gene encoding elongation of very long chain fatty acids protein AAEL008004 isoform X2 encodes the protein MDYLTMFYDGWRDLMDNKSDPRTRDYPLMSSPFPTIAISLTYAYIVKVLGPKLMENRKPFELRKVLIVYNAAQVIFSAWLFYESCIGGWLNGYNLRCEPVNYSYSPKAIRTAEGCWWYYFSKFTEFFDTFFFVMRKRYDQVSTLHVIHHGIMPVSVWWGVKFTPGGHSTFFGFLNTFVHIFMYAYYMLAAMGPKVQKYLWWKKYLTVMQMIQFVLVMVHSFQLFFKNDCNYPIGFAYFIGAHAVMFYFLFSNFYKRAYVKRDGKDKAAVKANGHANGHVKALKDGDVAPTSNGQANGFHKFSTDMCNPALNSSTRQRVLVNAGNK
- the LOC6614313 gene encoding elongation of very long chain fatty acids protein AAEL008004 isoform X1; translation: MITLMDSYRPVIEDYLTMFYDGWRDLMDNKSDPRTRDYPLMSSPFPTIAISLTYAYIVKVLGPKLMENRKPFELRKVLIVYNAAQVIFSAWLFYESCIGGWLNGYNLRCEPVNYSYSPKAIRTAEGCWWYYFSKFTEFFDTFFFVMRKRYDQVSTLHVIHHGIMPVSVWWGVKFTPGGHSTFFGFLNTFVHIFMYAYYMLAAMGPKVQKYLWWKKYLTVMQMIQFVLVMVHSFQLFFKNDCNYPIGFAYFIGAHAVMFYFLFSNFYKRAYVKRDGKDKAAVKANGHANGHVKALKDGDVAPTSNGQANGFHKFSTDMCNPALNSSTRQRVLVNAGNK